A region of Deltaproteobacteria bacterium DNA encodes the following proteins:
- a CDS encoding FG-GAP-like repeat-containing protein → MKNIIKLAISLLLLFAVSGSLEAKGEKTVAVLPFTVHSAENIDYVRQGIWDMLSSRITVIEKIEVLSKEIVIQAMKEKEGKDLALADVYSLGKKMNVDFVVFGSITKIGNSMSIDGKLIDIAANKSTVTIFTQTQGMDEVILKINDFARNIDNHILGMVPSTFTSASAPPQAAASQQQTPQNVRESEMIAGMKTSKRGTFTSIINPDFINAARPLDRKGFWMSQKFPIEFTGMDIGDVTGDGLNKVVIIDSHNVMVYQKKDSDFNLIYKIPGRSHEKYIAVDVADINKNGIKEIIVTSLVRNTVESFVLEYKDGKFVKIASKLPWFLRIIDTASGPLLLGQRRGFDKPFSNPIYEIVWEDGQYKAGKKMKIPEGLSVYGLTIDNLGTSGGEKIIALDDYDYLNLYEQTDKPLARLQTFGGNDERIWKSDDVYGGSNTAVENTDLKIDAEDKYTYINLRILTFDTNKDGKKEVIIVKNLSSTARLFKNIKLFTSSEVYNLEWDGLGLVENWKTRKINGYVADYQFKDIDNDGQNEIVLALILSTGASVSDKSVIVSYKMIPQQNP, encoded by the coding sequence ATGAAAAACATTATAAAATTGGCAATAAGCCTCCTTCTTTTGTTTGCAGTATCCGGTTCGCTTGAGGCAAAGGGAGAAAAAACGGTCGCTGTCCTTCCTTTTACCGTCCATAGTGCTGAAAATATCGACTATGTAAGACAAGGTATATGGGATATGCTGTCTTCCCGAATAACCGTCATTGAAAAGATTGAGGTTCTCAGTAAGGAAATTGTCATTCAGGCCATGAAAGAAAAGGAGGGGAAAGATCTTGCCCTCGCAGACGTTTACAGCCTTGGGAAAAAGATGAATGTCGATTTTGTTGTGTTCGGAAGCATTACTAAGATTGGCAACAGTATGAGCATTGATGGGAAGCTTATCGACATAGCCGCAAATAAATCAACAGTAACTATCTTTACTCAGACTCAGGGCATGGATGAGGTTATACTAAAGATTAATGACTTTGCCCGTAACATCGACAATCATATTCTTGGTATGGTGCCCTCAACGTTTACATCAGCGTCTGCGCCTCCACAAGCCGCAGCATCACAACAGCAGACCCCGCAAAATGTCCGTGAATCAGAAATGATTGCGGGAATGAAAACAAGCAAAAGAGGAACCTTTACCTCTATCATTAATCCTGACTTCATAAATGCCGCAAGGCCCCTCGATAGAAAAGGTTTCTGGATGAGCCAGAAATTCCCCATCGAGTTTACGGGTATGGATATTGGAGATGTGACGGGTGATGGTTTAAATAAGGTTGTCATTATCGATAGTCATAATGTCATGGTATATCAAAAAAAAGATAGTGATTTTAATCTTATTTACAAAATACCGGGAAGATCTCATGAGAAATATATAGCCGTAGATGTGGCCGATATCAATAAAAACGGCATTAAAGAAATCATCGTTACCAGCTTAGTAAGAAACACCGTCGAATCCTTTGTCCTCGAATACAAGGATGGGAAATTTGTCAAGATTGCTTCAAAGCTGCCCTGGTTTTTGCGGATTATCGATACTGCTTCAGGGCCGCTGCTGTTAGGTCAACGGCGTGGCTTTGACAAACCTTTTAGTAACCCTATCTATGAGATAGTTTGGGAAGATGGACAATACAAAGCGGGCAAGAAAATGAAAATCCCTGAAGGGCTCTCTGTCTATGGTCTCACCATAGACAATTTGGGAACCTCTGGAGGTGAAAAAATCATAGCTCTCGATGACTATGATTACCTTAACCTATACGAACAAACAGACAAACCGCTCGCAAGGCTCCAGACATTTGGAGGAAATGATGAACGTATCTGGAAGAGTGATGATGTTTATGGGGGAAGCAACACCGCTGTCGAAAATACCGATCTTAAAATAGATGCGGAAGATAAATATACCTATATTAATTTAAGAATTTTAACATTCGATACCAACAAAGATGGCAAAAAAGAAGTCATTATCGTGAAAAATTTATCTTCGACTGCAAGACTTTTCAAAAATATAAAACTTTTCACATCTAGCGAGGTGTACAATCTCGAATGGGATGGTCTTGGTCTTGTCGAAAACTGGAAAACGAGAAAGATCAACGGATATGTAGCTGATTATCAATTTAAGGACATCGATAACGATGGGCAAAATGAGATTGTACTTGCCCTCATTTTGTCTACGGGCGCATCCGTTTCAGATAAAAGCGTCATTGTCTCTTATAAGATGATCCCTCAACAGAATCCTTAA
- a CDS encoding GNAT family N-acetyltransferase gives MIIEDNSKWKEKVVLPDEVLMKIKPGMSIFLGTGVAEPRTLVKHLTSSNLSNLTDLELVQIVSLGEAIAFSSTTTAQKYRLKTFFGGWAASKAIMSGSVDMIPCRFSRIPKLFQSGAIRVDVAFVQITPPDERGYSSLGVSVDVAKHAIDRASIVVGEINDKVPRTQGNTFVHVNDFDFMIYATEPPIYFPRWPYDDVIDKVAANVASVIEDGSCISFYSGALFEALGKHLSHKRDLGVHTFFFTDPLMDLVECGAVTNKKKGHFHDKSLTAYAQGTPELMKWLHRNPLIEFQSIDVVSDHMRISLNNKMIAILPARKVDLTGGIALPIGKGNVTPGPGQAQEFFAGAEHSRGGRTIFALPSRNLQGESNILLSADDFPNQFTNRESLDLIITEYGIASMFGRTVRERAQALIEISHPDDRAELVRKAIAANILYPDQIYLEESGQLYPDRIACTHIFKDGLSVHFRAIKPSDEEEMRRLFYRFSDKAVFYRYFTPIKVMPHVKMQEYVNVDYRRRMSIVGLIREGGIERLIAEGRYVLLQDRPFADTAFVVDEKYQGRGIAKFILDMLITSAREQSIKGFTADVLADNKAMMKVYEKLGYPIQAIVESGVYHLTIPFSEHPESVTDLTTKKIIDNERIRNSK, from the coding sequence ATGATCATCGAGGACAATTCAAAATGGAAAGAAAAGGTGGTTTTGCCTGATGAAGTGTTGATGAAAATCAAACCGGGCATGAGCATTTTCCTTGGGACAGGAGTAGCCGAACCGAGAACTCTTGTAAAACATCTGACATCATCCAATCTTTCAAACCTTACCGATCTCGAGCTGGTTCAGATTGTCAGCCTCGGAGAAGCGATAGCCTTCAGCAGCACAACAACCGCCCAGAAATACAGGTTGAAAACCTTTTTTGGCGGTTGGGCCGCGAGTAAAGCGATCATGTCAGGCTCCGTGGATATGATCCCGTGCCGCTTTTCACGAATACCGAAACTCTTTCAATCCGGGGCTATCCGTGTCGATGTAGCTTTTGTTCAAATCACACCGCCTGATGAAAGAGGCTATTCCAGTTTGGGTGTCTCGGTGGACGTAGCAAAACATGCCATTGATCGAGCATCAATCGTCGTGGGCGAAATTAATGATAAGGTTCCCCGTACCCAGGGGAACACATTCGTTCATGTAAATGATTTCGACTTCATGATCTATGCAACCGAACCGCCTATTTATTTTCCTCGATGGCCTTATGACGACGTCATTGATAAAGTTGCTGCCAATGTAGCCTCAGTGATTGAAGACGGAAGTTGTATCTCATTTTATTCCGGCGCACTGTTTGAGGCCCTGGGAAAACACCTCTCTCACAAACGCGATCTTGGCGTCCACACCTTTTTCTTCACCGATCCTCTCATGGATCTTGTTGAATGCGGTGCAGTGACTAACAAAAAAAAGGGGCATTTTCATGATAAATCCCTCACCGCCTATGCTCAGGGGACGCCGGAGCTTATGAAATGGCTGCATCGCAACCCGCTTATTGAATTTCAAAGCATCGATGTTGTTTCCGATCATATGCGGATCAGCTTGAATAACAAGATGATTGCCATTCTTCCTGCAAGAAAAGTTGACCTTACGGGAGGCATTGCCCTTCCCATTGGTAAAGGTAATGTAACGCCGGGACCGGGCCAAGCCCAGGAGTTCTTCGCAGGCGCGGAACACTCGCGTGGCGGAAGGACAATCTTCGCCCTTCCAAGCCGGAATCTGCAGGGAGAGTCTAACATCCTCCTTTCTGCAGATGATTTCCCGAACCAGTTCACAAATCGTGAATCCTTAGATCTGATTATCACGGAGTACGGCATTGCATCCATGTTCGGCAGAACAGTACGTGAACGAGCACAGGCATTGATCGAAATTTCTCATCCCGACGACCGAGCCGAGCTTGTCCGGAAGGCCATAGCGGCGAATATACTCTACCCTGATCAGATCTATTTAGAAGAATCGGGACAGCTCTATCCGGACAGGATTGCCTGCACCCACATTTTCAAGGATGGACTGAGCGTCCACTTCCGTGCAATAAAGCCTTCAGATGAAGAGGAAATGCGCAGGTTATTCTATAGATTTTCCGATAAAGCGGTTTTTTACCGCTATTTCACTCCCATAAAAGTCATGCCCCATGTCAAAATGCAGGAATATGTCAATGTGGATTACAGACGCCGTATGTCCATAGTCGGTCTTATCAGGGAAGGAGGAATTGAGCGCCTCATTGCAGAGGGACGTTATGTTCTCCTCCAGGATCGTCCCTTTGCCGACACCGCCTTCGTCGTTGACGAAAAATATCAGGGAAGAGGCATTGCGAAGTTCATCCTCGACATGCTTATTACTTCTGCACGCGAACAGAGCATTAAAGGCTTTACCGCTGACGTCCTTGCCGACAACAAGGCCATGATGAAAGTCTATGAAAAATTGGGCTATCCAATCCAGGCTATCGTTGAATCTGGAGTTTACCATCTTACAATCCCGTTTTCTGAGCACCCTGAATCAGTAACCGATTTGACTACAAAAAAAATAATTGATAACGAGCGAATAAGAAACTCCAAATAG
- the purB gene encoding adenylosuccinate lyase yields the protein MIPRYSREKMSAIWSPENRYQKWLDIEILACEAMAQMGKIPEYSLKNIKEKAAFDVARIEEIEKTTKHDVIAFLTSVTERVGEDGRFIHMGLTSSDILDTSLAVLLKEASDILIDDVNQLLLVLRNKAAEHRDTLMIGRSHGIHAEPITFGLKMALWYQEMERNLTRMIRAKETISYGKISGAVGTFSFIDPSVEEYVCHKMGLKPAPVSSQIVQRDRHAEFFTTLAIIASSLDKFSQEIRLLQRTEVREAEEYFTPGQKGSSAMPHKRNPVLSENLSGLARLMRSYALASLEDIALWHERDISHSSVERVIAPDATILLDFMLNRFAGLIDKLVVYPDRMLANLNMTRGVIFSQMVLLKLIDKGMSRENAYAVVQENAMKSWQEDSDFKRLLLEDDEVMSYLNTEDINTVFRIENFLGHIGLIFNRVFG from the coding sequence GTGATCCCTCGATATTCAAGAGAAAAAATGAGCGCCATATGGAGCCCTGAAAACAGATATCAGAAATGGCTGGATATTGAAATCTTAGCATGTGAAGCCATGGCGCAAATGGGCAAAATTCCTGAATATTCTCTTAAGAATATAAAAGAAAAGGCTGCATTTGATGTAGCGAGAATTGAAGAGATAGAAAAGACGACTAAACACGATGTTATTGCTTTTTTGACCTCGGTAACGGAAAGGGTAGGGGAAGATGGTAGATTTATTCACATGGGCCTTACATCATCGGATATTCTGGACACATCACTTGCTGTTCTTCTTAAAGAAGCATCTGATATTCTCATCGATGATGTAAACCAGCTTCTCTTAGTACTGAGAAATAAGGCAGCAGAGCATAGAGATACCTTGATGATAGGGAGGTCTCATGGAATTCACGCTGAGCCGATAACATTCGGTCTGAAAATGGCGCTCTGGTACCAGGAAATGGAGAGAAATCTGACGCGTATGATCCGGGCAAAAGAGACCATCAGCTATGGCAAGATATCCGGGGCTGTTGGGACTTTCTCCTTCATCGATCCCTCCGTTGAAGAATATGTCTGTCACAAAATGGGTCTTAAGCCTGCACCGGTATCATCCCAGATAGTCCAGAGAGACAGGCACGCCGAATTTTTTACCACTTTGGCTATCATTGCATCTTCTCTCGATAAATTTTCTCAGGAGATCAGATTACTTCAAAGAACGGAGGTCAGAGAGGCAGAAGAGTACTTTACACCCGGACAGAAAGGGTCATCGGCGATGCCCCATAAACGAAATCCTGTTCTGTCGGAAAACCTCTCCGGGCTTGCACGGTTGATGAGATCATATGCCCTGGCTTCCCTGGAAGACATAGCGCTCTGGCATGAGAGGGATATAAGCCACTCCTCCGTTGAGAGGGTTATCGCTCCAGACGCCACGATTCTCCTTGATTTCATGTTGAACAGATTTGCCGGCCTGATAGACAAACTCGTCGTTTATCCCGACAGGATGCTTGCCAATCTCAATATGACCAGAGGGGTCATTTTTTCACAAATGGTGCTGTTGAAGCTTATTGATAAAGGGATGTCCAGGGAAAATGCCTATGCTGTCGTTCAGGAAAATGCCATGAAATCATGGCAGGAGGACAGTGATTTTAAGCGGTTGCTTTTGGAAGATGATGAAGTGATGTCCTATCTGAACACAGAAGACATTAATACAGTTTTCAGAATCGAGAATTTTTTGGGACATATAGGATTAATTTTTAACAGGGTGTTTGGTTAA
- a CDS encoding DNA-binding protein codes for MKYSQAKQGRIFVIRLEDGDIIHEVIENFARQQSINAAALIVIGCADEGSTLTVGPEEGRTSPIVPMIHILENVNEVSGVGTVFPDDNGNPILHMHVACGRKTATTTGCVRQGVSVWHVMEIILFELLDSTGVRLLEPASGFKLMNP; via the coding sequence ATGAAGTATTCCCAGGCAAAACAAGGTCGCATCTTTGTTATCAGGCTCGAGGATGGAGACATCATTCATGAGGTTATCGAGAATTTTGCACGACAGCAGTCTATAAATGCTGCCGCTTTGATTGTCATCGGTTGTGCGGACGAAGGAAGCACACTGACAGTAGGTCCCGAGGAGGGTCGAACATCCCCGATTGTACCCATGATACACATCTTAGAGAACGTTAATGAAGTATCAGGTGTGGGGACTGTCTTTCCCGACGACAATGGCAATCCAATCCTGCACATGCACGTGGCCTGCGGCAGAAAGACAGCGACAACAACCGGATGCGTTCGCCAGGGTGTTAGCGTCTGGCATGTGATGGAAATCATCCTTTTTGAGCTTCTGGACAGCACTGGTGTCCGTCTCCTGGAGCCGGCCTCAGGATTCAAGCTCATGAATCCGTGA
- a CDS encoding PAS domain S-box protein, with product MKDPSRTNQELLEENSFLRQRIQELEQSESERKQAEKALRESEEYFRTITENASDVLFTVDEQGIITYVSSSVERIVGFSPDELIGTSTFNLFIPDDLPRAIDDFSLALLTNDVAIPNSFRIRHKDGTELIMEGVGKNLMHNSAIAGFVVNVRDVTDQKKAEEKFRESQQRLSDIIEFLPDATLVIDKDGKVIAWNRAIEIMTGIKKKSMLGKGNYEYSLPFYGDRRPILIDLALHPDREMEKQYTAIQRVGDVLFGESFTPNLPPGDIHLSATASVLRNSKGEIIAAIECIRDNSERRRLEERLNRSEKMEGLGRLAGGVAHDLNNVLGVMVGYSELLAEKLPVESPLKRYADNILQSSLRGAAIIQDLLTLARRGVTVSEVVDLNRVVFNYLRTPEFEKQKSYHPDVKIWTELADGLLNIKGSPVHLGKTIMNLISNAVEAIADQGEVTIRTENRYLDYPLRGYDDMQEGDYVVLTVSDTGSGISANDISKIFEPFYTKKVMGRSGTGLGLAVVWGTVKDHNGYIDVQSEEGKGSTFTLYFPATREDLAKVQEAISTKAYMGRGESILIVDDVEAQREVAMSMLGRLGYQVEAVSSGEKAIEYLKNGKADLVILDMIMDPGIDGMETYRRILEINPGQKAVVVSGFSESDRVRKAQEMGAGAFVRKPYILEKIGLAIRKELDRK from the coding sequence GTGAAAGATCCATCCAGAACAAATCAAGAACTGCTCGAAGAGAATTCCTTTTTAAGGCAGAGAATCCAGGAACTCGAACAATCGGAATCAGAACGTAAGCAGGCAGAGAAAGCCCTGCGGGAGAGCGAGGAGTATTTCCGGACAATCACCGAAAATGCATCAGACGTCCTCTTTACTGTGGATGAACAGGGAATAATCACCTATGTGAGTTCCTCCGTTGAACGAATAGTCGGCTTCAGTCCGGACGAGTTGATCGGAACGAGCACTTTCAATCTGTTTATACCTGACGATCTTCCAAGAGCCATTGATGATTTTAGCCTGGCTCTGCTTACAAATGATGTTGCTATTCCCAACAGTTTCCGTATCAGACATAAAGATGGTACCGAACTCATTATGGAAGGTGTCGGCAAAAATCTCATGCATAATTCGGCTATTGCCGGTTTTGTGGTTAATGTCCGCGATGTAACCGATCAAAAAAAGGCTGAAGAGAAATTTCGGGAATCCCAGCAGAGGCTCTCTGACATCATTGAGTTTCTGCCAGACGCCACTCTGGTTATCGACAAAGATGGCAAAGTCATTGCCTGGAACCGGGCCATCGAAATCATGACCGGCATCAAGAAGAAAAGTATGCTCGGCAAGGGCAACTACGAATATTCTCTACCCTTCTATGGTGATAGAAGACCCATTCTCATCGATCTTGCCCTTCATCCGGATAGGGAAATGGAAAAACAATACACGGCTATTCAGAGGGTAGGTGACGTACTCTTCGGTGAATCCTTCACCCCTAACCTGCCACCTGGTGATATACATCTTTCTGCAACGGCATCTGTGTTGCGTAATTCCAAGGGCGAAATTATTGCTGCCATAGAGTGTATCCGTGACAACAGTGAGCGCAGAAGGTTGGAGGAGCGTTTAAACCGCTCGGAGAAGATGGAGGGCCTCGGAAGACTGGCTGGCGGCGTGGCCCATGACCTCAATAACGTCCTTGGGGTAATGGTCGGGTACTCGGAGCTGCTTGCAGAAAAGCTACCAGTAGAGAGTCCCCTGAAAAGATATGCCGACAACATCCTCCAGTCCAGCCTGAGGGGGGCAGCGATTATACAGGATCTTTTAACTTTAGCCAGAAGAGGGGTGACTGTTTCGGAAGTGGTCGATCTTAATCGAGTTGTTTTCAACTATCTCAGGACACCGGAGTTTGAAAAACAGAAGTCCTACCACCCGGACGTGAAAATCTGGACGGAGCTAGCAGATGGGCTCTTGAATATCAAGGGATCCCCTGTCCATCTGGGAAAAACGATCATGAACCTCATCTCCAACGCCGTAGAGGCTATCGCCGATCAGGGAGAAGTGACGATAAGAACAGAGAACAGATATCTGGACTACCCCCTCCGCGGGTATGACGATATGCAGGAAGGGGACTATGTAGTCCTGACAGTATCCGACACCGGCAGTGGTATCTCCGCCAATGATATCAGTAAGATCTTCGAGCCCTTCTATACGAAGAAGGTCATGGGGAGAAGTGGTACGGGTCTGGGGTTAGCCGTTGTCTGGGGGACCGTGAAAGATCACAATGGATACATCGACGTTCAGAGTGAGGAGGGCAAGGGGAGTACCTTTACCCTCTATTTCCCTGCTACCAGGGAAGATCTTGCCAAGGTCCAAGAGGCCATATCAACCAAAGCCTACATGGGCAGAGGTGAATCGATCCTGATCGTAGACGATGTGGAGGCGCAGAGAGAGGTCGCCATGAGTATGCTGGGGAGGCTTGGGTATCAGGTCGAGGCTGTTTCCAGTGGGGAGAAGGCGATTGAGTACCTCAAAAACGGAAAAGCGGACCTGGTGATCCTGGATATGATCATGGACCCCGGGATTGATGGGATGGAGACCTACCGGAGAATACTTGAAATCAACCCTGGGCAAAAGGCAGTAGTTGTCAGCGGATTTTCTGAGAGCGACCGGGTAAGGAAGGCCCAGGAAATGGGTGCCGGGGCTTTTGTCCGGAAACCCTACATTCTGGAGAAGATAGGTCTTGCGATCAGGAAGGAACTGGACCGGAAATAG
- the ltrA gene encoding group II intron reverse transcriptase/maturase — MKKAKSFEISKEVVVEAWKHVKANQGAAGVDHESIADFERNLKNNLYRIWNRMSSGSYFPPPVRTVAIPKKTGGERMLGIPSVSDRVAQMVTKLNFEPAVEPHFHEDSYGYRPGKSAIQAVGVTRQRCWQYNWVLEFDIKGLFDNIDHELLMRAVRKHTGSKWILLYIERWLKAPFQKADGTLLGRTKGTPQGGVISPVLSNLFLHYVFDVWMKRNYPELPFCRYADDGIVHCRTKPVAIALRKALEVRFGECKLELHSEKTRIVYCKDSNRREEYPSISFDFLGFTFRPRKSKDRKGRYFVSFSPGVSNKAGKEMRQKSRRWQLHLRSDNSLEDLAKVVNPIIRGWINYYGNFYKSALNPTLQHLNNILVRWARRKFKRLKSHLTRAVYWLGRIAKRQPQLFTHWQFGIRPTAG, encoded by the coding sequence GTGAAGAAGGCAAAGTCGTTTGAGATTTCCAAGGAGGTTGTCGTAGAGGCGTGGAAACATGTAAAAGCGAACCAGGGAGCGGCAGGTGTAGACCATGAGTCAATAGCGGATTTTGAGAGGAACCTGAAGAATAATCTCTACAGAATCTGGAATCGTATGTCATCGGGAAGTTATTTTCCTCCGCCGGTCAGGACGGTAGCGATACCGAAGAAGACAGGCGGGGAAAGAATGCTCGGTATTCCTTCGGTGTCTGACAGAGTGGCGCAAATGGTGACAAAGTTGAACTTTGAGCCAGCAGTAGAGCCACACTTTCACGAAGACTCATACGGGTACAGGCCAGGTAAATCGGCGATTCAGGCAGTAGGTGTAACAAGGCAGCGATGCTGGCAATACAACTGGGTGCTTGAATTTGACATAAAAGGTCTGTTTGATAATATTGACCATGAACTTCTGATGCGGGCGGTAAGAAAACATACGGGCAGCAAATGGATACTTCTTTACATCGAAAGATGGTTGAAGGCTCCGTTTCAGAAAGCAGACGGCACACTGCTGGGGAGGACGAAAGGAACGCCGCAGGGTGGTGTAATAAGCCCGGTGCTATCCAATCTCTTTCTGCATTATGTGTTTGATGTCTGGATGAAGCGGAACTATCCGGAGCTTCCATTTTGCCGCTATGCTGATGATGGAATCGTGCATTGCCGGACGAAACCAGTAGCGATTGCACTAAGGAAGGCACTGGAAGTCAGATTCGGGGAATGTAAGTTAGAGCTTCACTCTGAAAAGACTCGGATTGTCTACTGCAAGGATTCTAACCGCAGAGAAGAATACCCATCGATAAGCTTTGATTTTCTGGGCTTCACTTTCCGGCCTAGGAAATCGAAGGATCGAAAAGGGAGATACTTCGTCAGCTTTTCCCCTGGCGTAAGCAACAAGGCAGGGAAAGAGATGAGACAAAAGAGTCGGCGATGGCAACTGCATCTGAGAAGTGATAACTCCTTGGAAGATTTGGCGAAGGTAGTCAACCCTATCATAAGAGGGTGGATAAACTACTACGGAAACTTTTATAAATCTGCGCTGAATCCAACCTTGCAACATCTGAACAATATACTGGTCAGATGGGCAAGGAGGAAATTTAAAAGGTTGAAAAGCCATCTAACCAGGGCGGTATATTGGTTGGGGAGAATAGCCAAAAGGCAACCCCAGTTATTCACGCATTGGCAGTTTGGTATAAGACCAACGGCTGGATAA
- a CDS encoding PAS domain S-box protein, translated as MSNKAKIQQGLIQELASLRQRIAELEQSISESKHLEESLLKSEREIYDLYDNSPCGYHSLDKDGLIIRINDTELNWLGYSRNEVIGKMNLSVLLTSKSSEDFQENFAIFEERGWVQDLEYELIRKDGTLLPVLLSATAVADIDGNYLMSRSILYDNTNRKQLEEELKQHSDHLAELVRQRTAELQTANEQLRQEITGRKQVEEALRWSEQCFRTLFEKNLDAILWADPTTGMLTEWNRAAERLLGRRREEILDQPFSSLYPPEEQDRTMAAFRKFKDSDNQEPFVTWILRPNGEQRWVSITGTFAHVHGRPIMQGTFRDITERKQTEEKIRALNEELQDRLQELTEAKALEEEANRAKAEFLANISHELTTPLNSIIGFSQVLLTRNFGNLNEKQQRYLENILNSGEQLHDTLKNIVSFVRMDVSNPDMDWEDFRLKDIVVSALSVFRKAAEVHHLTLTPDIEKEADRMIRADRGKVIQMFHNLLSNAVKFSRDGGQITLSVRYRKGSEESGKDDFMEVTVEDTGIGIREEDLPRLFRPFEQLEAPLTKEFAGVGMGLVLARKLIEVHGGAIRVESDYGKGTKVIFTIPVKDRHEK; from the coding sequence TTGAGTAACAAAGCAAAGATTCAGCAGGGATTAATTCAGGAACTGGCTTCTCTGAGACAGAGAATTGCAGAGCTTGAGCAATCGATATCTGAGAGCAAGCATTTGGAGGAGTCGCTGCTAAAATCGGAAAGGGAGATTTATGACCTATACGATAATTCACCCTGTGGTTACCACTCGTTGGACAAAGATGGCCTGATCATTCGCATAAACGATACGGAACTAAACTGGCTCGGGTATTCTCGTAATGAAGTGATCGGGAAAATGAATTTGTCCGTTCTTCTTACTTCAAAAAGTTCAGAAGACTTTCAGGAAAATTTCGCTATTTTCGAGGAACGTGGATGGGTTCAGGATTTGGAGTATGAACTGATCCGTAAAGATGGCACCCTCCTGCCGGTTCTTCTGAGTGCGACCGCCGTTGCAGACATTGACGGGAATTATCTGATGAGCCGGTCAATCCTATATGACAACACCAACCGCAAGCAGCTTGAAGAAGAATTGAAGCAGCATAGTGACCACCTTGCGGAACTGGTGCGACAGCGGACAGCCGAACTCCAGACGGCAAATGAACAGCTCCGCCAAGAGATCACCGGGCGCAAGCAGGTCGAGGAGGCGCTGCGTTGGAGTGAACAGTGTTTCCGCACGCTCTTCGAGAAGAACCTCGACGCGATCTTATGGGCCGACCCGACCACCGGCATGCTGACGGAATGGAACCGCGCGGCTGAACGGCTCTTGGGCCGGCGGCGTGAAGAGATATTGGACCAGCCCTTCTCCTCTCTGTATCCGCCAGAGGAACAGGACCGGACCATGGCGGCGTTCCGCAAGTTTAAAGACTCCGATAACCAGGAACCTTTCGTTACATGGATCCTCAGGCCTAACGGTGAGCAGAGGTGGGTGAGCATCACTGGCACTTTTGCACACGTGCATGGCCGGCCTATAATGCAGGGAACTTTCCGCGACATCACCGAGCGCAAGCAGACGGAAGAAAAGATAAGAGCGCTCAATGAGGAGCTTCAAGACCGTTTGCAGGAACTCACCGAGGCGAAGGCCCTCGAAGAAGAGGCCAACCGGGCCAAGGCAGAGTTCCTGGCGAATATCAGTCACGAGCTCACCACGCCCCTCAACAGCATCATCGGTTTTTCCCAGGTCCTTTTAACGAGGAATTTTGGAAACCTCAATGAAAAGCAACAGAGGTATTTGGAGAATATTTTAAACTCCGGCGAGCAACTCCATGACACTCTGAAGAACATTGTCAGCTTTGTGCGTATGGATGTCAGTAATCCCGATATGGATTGGGAAGACTTCCGCCTGAAGGATATCGTCGTTTCGGCGTTGTCCGTTTTCCGGAAGGCCGCAGAAGTTCATCATCTCACCCTCACCCCCGACATTGAAAAGGAAGCGGACAGGATGATCCGGGCGGACCGGGGCAAAGTTATCCAGATGTTCCATAACCTCCTCTCCAACGCCGTGAAGTTTTCCAGGGATGGGGGGCAGATAACCCTCAGTGTCCGCTATCGAAAAGGTTCGGAAGAATCCGGTAAGGACGACTTTATGGAAGTCACGGTAGAGGACACGGGCATCGGCATCAGGGAGGAGGACCTGCCCCGGCTCTTCCGGCCTTTTGAACAGTTAGAGGCGCCCCTGACCAAGGAGTTTGCAGGGGTGGGGATGGGGCTGGTCCTGGCCAGAAAACTCATTGAGGTTCATGGCGGCGCTATCCGGGTGGAGAGCGACTATGGCAAGGGAACCAAGGTTATCTTTACCATCCCCGTCAAGGATAGGCATGAGAAATGA